In Sphaerospermopsis torques-reginae ITEP-024, the genomic window ACCATTTTTAGCTACTGCTAATGTAGGTTTATTTTATGCAGCTAATAAACCTCCCCTTGTTCCTGATATCATGTTAAGTTTAGAAGTTACTTTACCAGAAGATTGGTCAGAGAAAAAAGATCAATCTTATTTTACTTGGAATTTTGGTAAATCTCCAGAAATAGTTATTGAAATAGTTTCTAATAAGGTGGGAAATGAATTAGGAACTAAATTAAAAGATTATTCTCAAGCGAGAGTAGGTTATTATGTGGTTTTTGATCCTTTCTATTATTTAGGAAAACAAAATCTTTACATCTATCAATTAATAGGTGTTAATTATCAATTATTATCCACAAATTGGTTAGAAGGAGTAGGTTTAGGTTTAACTGTTTGGGAAGGAGAATTTGAAGGAAAAAATTATCAATGGTTAAGAGGGTGTGATGAAAAAGGACAACTTCTATTAATAGGAGATGAAAAAGTAGCAATTGAAAAACAACGTGCTAACGAAGAAAAACAACGTGCAGATCAAGAACGAAAAAGGGTAGAATATTTAGAGGAAATTTTGCGATCGCAAGGAATCAACTTTTAATATCAGTTTAATATGAGATTGATTCAGATCCCCAACTTCTATCCTTAATTTATCATGCTAAAACTTGTAATTTGGATTGAGTTTGTAATACCTGTTGTAAAGGTTTGAAAATCTCTGATTAATTGTCTGAATCAGGATGTCCAGGATTTTAGGATTTTCAGGATGAAAATAGCAGTTTTTTAATAATCAAAGTCTATTCAATTTCATAACTTGGGCAATTATTCCATCTAATTCTGCGCGAATTTTTCCCCTTTCTCTCTCTTCTGTAACTCCGTTTTTATGACTTCCTCATCACCGGGAAAACTATTTAACTCCTCCACATCATGACGCATAAACCGCGCAGGAAAAGATAAAGTTTGCTTACCATTTTCAAAAGTCAAAATTACAAACTTAAAACTTTTGTGTACACCTTCAAAAATACCCTTTTTATTTTCAAAACAGAATAAACCAGTAATATTAGTTTGAGAAAATAACATTTCTCGTAATTGCTTAGTACCCAAATCTGTATAAATACCGCTAGGAATAACTAAACCACATTCACCATTTACAGAAAGTAAATTAACACATTGTTCTACAAACAAAGCATATAAATTAATTTTTCTAGCAACACTTTTACCATCAACTAAAGATTTTTGATTGCGATATTGTTAAGCATTTTTAAAATAAGCACTAACATGAGGATAACTACTACAATAATTTAACCATGCTTGACGCATTTCCTCATCTTCCATAAACTTATTAAATTGTTGTGTCCATGTTTTTATATCTAATTTTTTCTTCTGAATTAAATTATCAAATTGTTGGAAAAACTCTTTTTCATCAGTTTGAAAAACTTCCCAAGGAGGATTACCCAAAATAATATCAAAACCACCTTTAGCAATAATTTGATCAAAATGATAACCCCAATGAAAAGGTTTTAACCCTTCCATATCCGCAAGATTCAAAAGTCGTTTAACAGGTTTACCCTTTAACTGAACTTCTTCATAATCTAAAGTCAAGGTAGGTTGGGTTGAGGGACGAAACCCAACATTTACAGGTGTTAGAGGATGTTTGAAAAGTTTTTAATGTATAAATAAACCCCTCTCCAAACCTCTCCCTGACGCGGGGAGAGGCTTTGAAACCCCCATTCCCTTGTAGGGAAGGGGGGAAGGGGGGTTAGGTTTCTAGAGATTATCGGTTTCATCTAATACTTTTCAAACACCCTCTTAGTTGGGTTTCACTTTGTTCAACCCAACCTACATCTCATTACCCAAAAAATCCACATCTAACAACTGTTCTAAAGTATAAGGACATTCTTGGGGAAAATCTACTTTAAACTTAGTTTTTACCCGCACAAATTTTAAAGCATCAGCATAAATATCTAACATTTCCTCAGATAAATAATTGCGTAAATTACCCGTTAAACGTCGTTTTAATTGGTTTCTAAAACTGACAATTTCCGCTTGCCAATGATGGCCATTTCTTTCAGTTTCTTCTGTCCAATACTGATATAATAATAAATGTCTAATAATTTGTTCTAAAAGACTAGCAACTGCATTTTTCTTTTCATTACCCAAGTCTTCCAACTCCTCAATTAAATTATTTAAGTCCACATCATTAAATCTACCTTGTTTTAATAATTCAATGTTAGTTAACAACCATTCATAATCATCACTTTCATAGAGTTTTTGTAAATATTCCAAATTACTAATCACACTCATAAAATCACCTCTAATTTATTTCACCAATTACCAATTACCCATTACCCAAAAAATCCACATCTAACAACTGTTCCAAAGTATAAGGACATTCTGAAGCAAAACTCACAGTAAACCCCGTTTTTTCCTGTACATAACCCAAAGCATCATGATAAATATCAGCCAAAATAGAACTTAGATAATTAGATAAATTAGTAGTTAATCTATCTTTTAATTGTATCCTAAAACTTCTAATTTCCGCACGCCAATGATTTTTATTTCTTTCATATTCACTTTTCCAAAAATTTATAGTCATTTAACTTAAGAATGAGACATTAAGATACACAATAATCACGGATGATTTTATCTAAGGGTGTATTTGAGGGAGCATACATTCTGGCTCTCTTTAAGGCACTAAAATCATGCTCAATATCGTTCAAATCAGGAGAATACTTAGGGAGGAATATGACCTGATGACCTGCATCTTCAACTATTTGTTTAATCACTGTTTTTCGATGAATTGGTGCATTATCCATAATCAAAACTGATGTAATGGTTAATGATGGTAATAAATATATTGATAACCAGCCTTCAAAACCTTCTGCATTCAAACTTCCCGTGAATATCATTGGTGCGATTAAATCTTTTTTTCCTTTTCTTCTACCTGCGACTAAGTTTTCTCTTTTTCCCCTCTTTCCTTGCCTATCTCCATAAATCTTTTTTCCTCTTTTTGACCAAGCATAACTACAATCTGGAAATTCTTAAAATCCTGACTCATCAACGAATACTAAACTTTTACTCCCATATATTTTGATTAATTTTCGTAAATCCTGATAATATTTTATCCTTTCTTTTCTACTTCTTTCTCTATAACGTAGTTCTTTTTTTTTCTGGTTATTTTCATTTTTTTTAGTGCCTTAAAAATTGCAGTTGTACTTACGCCGAATTTTTCGGCTCTCTGTTTTAATCTAGCTTCTGGATTTTCTTGTATATCTTTTGACAATTCTCTTATATCTAGCGATCGCTGACGATATTTTACCTTTGTTGCTGCCAGTTCCTTTCTCTCCAGCCATCTGTATATTGACGCTCTTCCTATTCCAAACACTTGCGCCGCTTTGCTGACTCTACCACCATTTTCTATATAATCTATTACTTTTTGTCTTAAATCTAAACTATAAGCCATGATTTCTACTCCCATACCTTCTCTCTTCAATTTTACACTCTTTTTGTCTCATTCTTAAGTTAAACTACTATAATAGTAACAGATGTCTAATAATTTGTTCTAACAGACTTTTAACCTGGTGTTTATCTCGCTTGGCCAATGACTCCAACTCCTCAATTAAATTCTCTAAATCCACATCATTCAATTTACGTTGTTTCAATAATTCAATATTAGCTAACAACCATTCATGATCATCAATTTCATAGAGTTGTTGTAAATACTCTAAATTACTAATTACACTCATAACCTCACCTCTTAATTTTGGTATGGGTAATTCATGAATTACCCCTACAATTGAATATTAACCCAAAAAATCCCCATCTAACAACTGTTCCAAACTGTAAGGACATTTTTGAGGAAAATCTACTTTAAACTTAGTTTTTACCTGCACATATTTTAACGCTCTCTGATAAATATGATCAAGTTCATCAGCTAGGAAATTACGTAAATTAGTAGTTAATCTATCCTCCAGTTGATAACGAAAACCTAAAATTTCTGATTGCCAATGATGACCATTATTTTCTATTTCTTCCGTCCAATATTGCAGTAATAAAAGATGTCTAATAACTTGTTCTAATAAACTTTTAACCGCATTTTTCTTTTCATTACCCAAATCTGCCAACTCCTCAATCAAATTCTCTAAATCCACATCATTAAATTTACGTTGTTGTAATAATTCAATGTTAGTCAATAACCATTCATAATCATCAATTTCATAGAGTTGTTGTAAATACTCCAAATTACTAATCACACTCATAAAATCACCTCTAATTTATTTCACCAATTACCCATTACCAATTACCAATTACCCATTACCCAAAAAATCCACATCTAACAACTGTTCCAAATTATAAGGACATTCTTGGGGAAAACTCACAGTAAACCCCGTTTTTTCCTGTACATAACCCAAAGCATCATGATAAATATCAGCCAAAATAGAACTTAGATAATTAGATAAATTAGTAGTTAATCTATCTTTTAATTGTATCCTAAAACTTCTAATTTCCGCCCGCCAATGATTTTTATTTCTTTCATATTCACTTTTCCAAAAATTTAATAGTAACAGATGTCTAATAATTTGTTCTAACAGACTTTTAACCTGGTGTTTATCTCGCTTGGCCAATGACTCCAACTCCTCAATTAAATTCTCTAAATCCACATCATTAAATTTACGTTGTTTTAATAATTCAATGTTAGCTAACAACCATTCATGATCATCAATTTCATAGAGTTGTTGTAAATACTCTAAATTACTAATCACACTCATAACCTCACCTCTTAATTTTGGTAGGGGTAATTCATGAATTACCCCTACAATTGAATATTACCAATTACCCAAAAAATCCCGCACCTTCTGTAAATAAGTTTCTGCATCTTCCAACATCGGAAAATGTGCGGTATTAGCAATAATTTCTAGCTGCACCTTATCACTCAAAACAGCCGCTTTTCTACCTAAATCAGCAGGAATAATTAAATCATATTCTCCCGCTATTAACAAAGTGGGTACTGTTAACTTAGCAAATTCTAAAGGCATTGTTTCCGCTTGTTCTTTACTCACAGAAGTAAAAATTGTCCCTAAAGCAGAATCATAATCAGCGTCAATAAAATCTTGTAAAAAAGCTTGTCTCTCAGCTTTGGGAATCGGACGATGTAAAAACCTCGCCATAAACATCCTATCCGCAAAAGGTATTTTCCCCAACCATTGAGGACGAAATTTAACTACTAAACCACCAAATTTATAGAAAGCTGCAAAGGCTTTTTCATCATATTCAAAAATCCCACTACAAGTTAAAATTCCCTTGATAACTTTTTGGGGATAACGATTAAAAAATAAAGTCGCAATCGAAGCACCCATAGAATGGGCATTAATATAAACACGCTCCAGATTTAATTCATTTAATAATACTGCTAAATCTTCCGCATATTCTGTTAATTCATAACTCAATTTACTGCCATCTTGGGCTTGACATTGAGAACGCCCAAAACCGCGCATATCATATAATAAACAATCAAAATTATCTGCTAAAGCCTCAGCCGTACTGCGCCAATATCTACACGAACCCGCCCACCCATGCAAAAAAACCATCACAGGTTTTACCACATCTGATGGTTTCTTGATCCACTCGTAATAATGCTCAACCCCGCGAACTTTTATATAAGTCATAATTTTTAGAGATAGGTGACAGGTGACAGGTGATAGGTGACAGGTGACAGTAAGAAGGGAATAGGGAACAGGTGACTGGGGACTGGGAAAGATTTTATACTTCTCTCCCCATGTGCCTTCCTTCTCTTCTCTTTCTTCTTCTTCGTGTCCTTCGTGTCTTCGTGGTTCATTAAAACCTCCTGCCTCCTGCCTCCTTCCTATGCTGACTCCGGTTTCGGTAATGAAGAAGGATGTACCAACAGTTCCGCTGTAGAGCGTTTCTCTACCATTTCCCGCGTTACTGTGCAACGAGTTACATCTTTACGAGATGGCAACTCATACATGACATCTAACATTAATTCTTCCACAATACCCCGTAATGCCCGCGCCCCAGTTTTCCGGCGGTATGCTTCTTGAGCGATCGCCTTCAAAGCATCTGGTTTAAAATCTAACTGGACGTTATCCATCTTCAGCAGTTTTTGATACTGCTTAACTAAAGCACTGCGCGGTTGAGTCAAAATTGCCATCAATGCTTCCTCATCCAAAGGATCAACCACAGCCACCATTGGCATCCGCCCAATAAATTCGGGAATCATGCCAAATTTCACCAAATCATCTGGTTCTAAATGACGTAGTGTATCCGCAGCCCGTTTTTCTTTAGATATCCCTTCTCCAGACTGCACAAAGCCAATTGACTTTTTACCCACTCTCTGATCTACGACTTTTTCTAAACCAACAAAAGCCCCACCACAAATAAACAAGATGTTGCTAGTGTCAATCTGAATACAATCTTGATAGGGATGTTTGCGTCCGCCTTGGGGTGGTACATTAGCAATCGTACCCTCTAACATTTTCAGTAAAGCTTGCTGTACCCCTTCCCCGGAAACATCTCTAGTAATGGATGTGTTTTCACTCTTGCGGGCAATTTTATCAATTTCATCAATATAGATAATTCCCCGCTGTGCTTCCTCCACATCCAAATCTGCCACTTGCAAAAGTCGCAGTAAGATATTTTCCACATCTTCCCCTACATACCCCGCTTCTGTCAAAGTTGTGGCATCTGCGACAGCAAAGGGTACATCGAGAATTTTGGCCAGAGTTTGCGCTAACAGGGTTTTACCGCAACCTGTCGGTCCCATTAATAAAATATTCGACTTTTGTAGTTCTACAGCATCATCATGTCCACCTTTGCCATTACCTTTAGACTGAGCAATGGCTAACCGCTTGTAGTGATTGTAAACAGCAACAGACAAGACTTTTTTAGCTTCGTCTTGACCAATTACGTGTTCATCTAAATATTTTTTAATTTCTCTCGGTTTAGGGATTTGGTTAAAAGAGAGATTGGCAGAACTGGTACGGCGTTTTTGAGGTTGTTCTGAACGTGGTGCTGGTTGGGAGGCAGCAGTACTGGTATCCAGCAGTTCTTCATCTAGGATTTCATTACACAAGTCAACGCATTCATCGCAGATGTAGACTCCCGGACCTGCGATTAATTTACGCACCTGCTCCTGAGACTTGCCACAAAATGAACATTTTAAATGGGAGTCGTATTTAGACATACCAAGCCTCTTATTTCAGAATGGTGACGTTTTCCCCTGCTGTGGGGAGATTTTGTCTAGAAATAACCTGATCGATTAAACCGTAGTTTTTTGCCTCTTCTGCTGACATAAAAAAGTCGCGTTCCGTATCAGCTTCGATCCTTTCTAAAGGTTGACCAGTGTGCGTGGACATTAATTGATTCAACTTGCCCTTAATGTAAAGAATTTCTCGCGCTTGAATTTCAATATCAATCGCTTGTCCTTGAGCGCCACCAAGGGGCTGGTGAATCATAATCCGGGAGTCAGGTAAAGACATACGCTTCCCTGCTGTTCCCGCAGTTAACAAAAACGCCCCCATGCTGGCAGCTAGACCAAAACAAATGGTAACAACATCAGGACGTATTTGTTGAATTGTATCATAAATTGCCATTCCTGCGTAAACAGATCCCCCTGGTGAATTTATGTAAAGTTGAATATCTTTTTCTGGGTCTTCAGCATCCAAAAACAGCAATTGAGCAACTATGGAATTAGCTACAGTGTCATCTATTGGCGTTCCTAAAAAAATAATCCGCTCTCGCAACAGACGGGAGTAGATGTCAAAAGCCCTTTCTCCCATACCGGACTGTTCTACCACCATCGGTACAATGTTGTTAGGGCTGTTGTAGTTACAGCTAATGCTGATGGGACTCAAGCTACTGATTGGGTAATTTCCCGACTGCGATACAAGCATACAAAAATATTTAACAATAAGTGGGACAGAGGTTTACAGCCATAAAGGCTGATTTTTTGAGAATTTGAATTTGTATTTGAACTATGTGTTAACCATTATGCCTTATATTCAGTTGTTCTCGCAGAAAGCAGGAGGCAGGAGGCAGGAGGCAGAAAGTAGGGGAAGTAGGGGAAGCAGGGGAAGCAGGGGAAGCAGGGGAAGAAAAGGAGGTTAATAACCCAGTCCCCAGTCACCAGTCACCAGTCCCCAGTCCCCAGTCACCGGTCCCCAGTCACCTTTACTCAGGACTGGTGGTTTCTGCTTCTGTAGCCGGTTCAGCTTCTGAATCAGTTTCCTCTTTTTTGCTTAAAGAACCTTCGGGAACAAGTTCTATGGATGAGTTAGCCAGCAACCAATCCATGATTTTCTCATTTACTAGCTGTGCTTCTACCAAAGATTGCAGTCTGACTGCATCTATATCTTCATCAGCGTACTCTTCTAAGAGTTCTTTAACTTTAGCGTTGACTTCCTCAACTGCGACTGTGAGTGATTCCCGTTTACCGATTTCTTCTACAGCTAAAGAACGTTTAAGGCGTTCTATTGCGTCTGGTTCTGAACGATCGCGCAATTGATTCAGGATTTCTTGGGTGAGAAACTTTCTCACATCCATTCCCTGCTCTGACAATTTCATGATTGTCTGTTTGATCATGGCATCAACTTCGTTATCTATCAAAGTTTTTGGCAAATCAATTTCTACGTGCTTGAGCAGTTCCGCTAATAAAGCTTCTTGCTGATTAGCTTTAGTTTGGTCTTGGGCTTCTTTTTGATAACGTTCTTCTAAGGATGTCCGTAATTCTGCTAAAGTCTCAAAATCACTGACTTCTTGAGCGAAGTCGTCATCTAATGGCGGTAATTCTTTTTCCTTAATTTCTTTGAGTGTCACCGTAAACAGTGCAGGTTTACCGGCTAATTCTTCACTAGCATAAGGATCGGGAAACTGGGCGGAAATTTCTCTGGTTTCTCCAGGGTTCATTCCTACCATACCGACTACAAAACCAGGGATAAATTTATCTTCCTGCAACTCGACTTGAAAATCTGCTGCTTCTCCTCCGGGAATGGGTGTAGGTTCTGCTGCCTCCTCTTCACCTTCGGCTTTAGCCAACACACCTTTAAAATCTACTACTGCCACATCTCCTATTTGGGCTGCTCTTCCTTCTACGGGAATTAATGTGGACATTTTCTGCCTTTCCTGATCTAACACTGTATCCACCCGTGTTGGATCGTGTTTGATTTCTTCAGCTTTGACTTGGAATCCTGTATACTGCTGGATCTTGATTTCTGGTTCTACATCCACCGCCGCAGCAAAGGTCAAGGGTTCTCCAGGTTTATAATTATTAATCAAATCATCAAAGGATGACACTAATCTCGGTTGGCCAATAGCCTTAATGTCTTCCTGTTTGACTGCTTGCTCTACAACTTCGGGAATTAGTTCTTCTAGTACCGATGCTTTGATGCGACTGCTTCCCAGGCGCTGTAATAATACCTGCCGGGGTGCTTTGCCTTTGCGAAACCCAGGAAGATTTACAGTAGCACTTAAATTTTTGATTACCTGTTCGTATTTTTGTTGGGTAACTTCCGCTGTAATTTCTATTTCTAGTCCAATTTGGCTTTTTTCAAGTTTTTCCTGGGTTACTTTCATGCTTTGTCTCTGTTTTTTGGTGTTGTCATTTTTGATAGTACACACAAGCAGCGTTTATCTCGCTTATTAACTTGATGTGCAACACAAAACTTATGCCAATCGCTCATATCTAGATTAATAGAGGATTTTTAGGTTATATATCAGTTTTGTGCAGTTGATGGATTTTTTGACGCAATAAGACAAAATAATTTAGATAATTAGCTATCCAGTAATCGTCTTTTAAGCATCCTCAAATCCGAGTTTGGGGGCTGCGCTCTTCAGCAGATATCTAGTTTACTGCCAATGGCACAGAAATTCACAGATACTTCCAGTTTTTCTGCTATATCTTTACTGATACGATATCTCAGTCGCTTTTTCCGAATTTTTCATTTAAACGTTGTGTATTCCTAAAAAAACTGCTTAATTATCTTTAATTGAGGGCTGTTGCTGCGGTCATGATAGGTTAAACGCAAAATGGTACTCAGATTGTTCAGGTTGTGATATCCTGTCAACATGGTAGATTCTCATGGTAGCACTGTTGCCTACCCATACTTGTCTCATCTAAAGAGATAAGGTAAGAACAAACCCCCAAACTCAAACCCAGTAACCGCTTCCCAAACCTACTCACTATTTTGAGATGGTTAACTAAGCAGTCTGGTGTTGCCAAGGTTGTACCATTGATTCTATCAACCTGATTAATGGTTAACCTATTCATTTTATCCTTAGTTTGGAGTTTGTTGTATGGTAGTGTATAATTCAAAGTAATTCAGGTTAAATAGTAATTATTGTCAAATAAAATCAAAATATAAATAAAATATCCTAAAATCCAAATTCTTTAGATATTATAGATATCTACCTTAGAAAGAAGTTCATCACATATTCAAATTTCGTTGATTGCTAAATATTGCCATTTATAGATATTTTGAGTTTTAGAAAAAAAGTGAGTAACCTTAGTAACCTCTTAAAGGAGGAGTCGAATTTGTCTAAATCCTATCGTGTAGCTATTTTGGGTGCAACTGGTGCTGTAGGTACGGAGTTGCTGGAATTACTAGAAAGTCGAAATTTCCCCCTGGCTGATTTAAAATTGTTAGCATCAGAACGCAGTGCGGGAAAGACCCTCAAATTTAAAGGCGAAAATCTTGTCATTGAGGCAGTCAGCGATCGCTCTTTTGAAAATGTTGATATCGTCTTAGCTAGTGCTGGGGGTGGAACATCTAAAACCTGGGCTGGGGTAGCTGTAGAAAAAGGAGCAGTGGTAATAGATAACTCTAGCGCCTTCCGTATGAAACCGGATGTACCTTTGATAGTTCCAGAGGTGAATCCTCAAGCCGCAGCCCAACATAAAGGCATTATCGCCAATCCTAACTGCACGACAATTTTAATGACGTTGGCAGTTTGGCCACTGCATCAAGTAAAACCAGTAAAAAGAATTGTAGCGGCCACTTATCAATCAGCTAGTGGCGCTGGTGCAAAAGCAATGGAAGAAGTAAAAATTCAATCCAGTGCTATATTACAAGGACAACAACCAGTAGCAGAAGTGTTACCTTATCCGTTGGCGTTTAATTTATTTCCCCATAATTCCCCAATGACTGATATAGGATATTGTGAGGAAGAACTAAAAATGGTCAACGAAACGCGGAAAATATTTGGTGATCAAGACATCAGAATCACTGCCACTTGTGTACGGGTTCCCGTACTCCGCGCCCATTCCGAAGCAATTAACCTAGAGTTTGAAACGCCTTTTAGTCCAGATGAAGCAAGAGCAATTTTAAGCAATGCGCCTGGTGTTAAATTGGTGGAAGATTGGCAGAAAAATTATTTTCCCATGCCTATAGAAGCTAGTGGTAAAGATGAGGTTTTAGTGGGCAGAATTAGACAAGACATTTCTCATCCTTGTGGCTTAGAATTATGGTTGTGTGGCGATCAAATCCGTAAAGGTGCGGCTTTAAATGCGGTACAAATCGCCGAATTATTAGTAGAAAAAAATCTACTTCAGAATGGGTGATTGGTGATTGGTGATTGGTGATTGGGTAAAATGACTAATGACTAATGACTAATGACTAATAACTAAGTAAGTGGGCGTTAAAAATTGTCGTTATGACAAGGGAACAGGGAACAGGGAACAGGGAACAGAGAAGAGGTTTTTGAATATTTTACTTTTTGTTACATATTTCGGTTTTTTTCTGTTCACCTACTTAATAACTAATAACTAAAGACAAATCAGGAGTAAAAAACGGGTGGTAGATTTTGGTACAGTGATAACGGCAATGATCACGCCGTTTAAAGCAGATGGTAGTGTTAACTATGAAGTAGCTGGAAAATTAGCAGCAAATTTAGTTGACAATGGTACAGATACATTAGTGATATGTGGAACAACAGGTGAATCTCCCACGTTAAGCTGGGATGAAGAGTATCAGTTGTTTGTGGAAGTGCTGCAAGCTGTAGCAGGGAAAGCAAAAGTAATTGCTGGGTGTGGTTCAAATTCTACCAAAGAAGCGATCGCCGCAACCGAAAAAGCAGCTAGAATAGGAGTACATGGTTCTTTACAAGTTGTACCTTATTACAACAAACCACCCCAAGCGGGACTATACAAACACTTTCAGGCTATAGCCCAAGCCTGTCCCGATTTACCGATGTTGTTATATAATATCCCTGGTAGAACTGGTCAAAACCTGAGTCCAGAAACAGTTGTGCAATTAGCACAAATCGACAACATTGTGGGAATTAAAGAAGCCAGTGGTAACTTGGACCAAGCTAGTGAAATTCGCCGCTTGACACCACAGGAATTTCAGATTTACGCTGGAGATGATTCTTTAACCTTGCCTTTGTTAGCGGTTGGGGCTAAAGGTGTGGTAAGTGTGGCTTCTCATCTGGTAGGTAATCAACTAAAACAGATGATAGAGTCCTTTAATGTGGGCAAAATTCAAATTGCTACTGAGATTCATCTACAACTATTTCCGTTGTTTAAAAGTTTATTTTTAACAACAAATCCCATTCCTGTTAAACAAGCATTAAAACTTCAAGGTTGGGAAGTTGGTTCAGTTCGTCCACCGCTGTGCGAAGCTGACTCAGAAATCTGTCAGAAGTTAGAGGACGTGTTGCATCAACTCGGTTTAATCTGAGCGCCAATATGTTGGATACTAGCCAGATACTGGTTTCCCAGATACTTATAAATAAAAAGTAATAATTGCTTCTAGGTTGCAATTTAAACATCTGTGCTACAACTGAACGATATAAGAATCTTTTTTGATAAGAAGCTACAGGAACAGGGTCAATTGCTTTTATTTATTCAATACCAAATTGATTGAATATCAGAAGTCGAAATTGGCTGTTTTGACATTGAATTATATAGACATTTGATGTTGTCTTTCATACAAGAACGCTAACTATCAACTGATTAACAACTCACACAAG contains:
- the tig gene encoding trigger factor; protein product: MKVTQEKLEKSQIGLEIEITAEVTQQKYEQVIKNLSATVNLPGFRKGKAPRQVLLQRLGSSRIKASVLEELIPEVVEQAVKQEDIKAIGQPRLVSSFDDLINNYKPGEPLTFAAAVDVEPEIKIQQYTGFQVKAEEIKHDPTRVDTVLDQERQKMSTLIPVEGRAAQIGDVAVVDFKGVLAKAEGEEEAAEPTPIPGGEAADFQVELQEDKFIPGFVVGMVGMNPGETREISAQFPDPYASEELAGKPALFTVTLKEIKEKELPPLDDDFAQEVSDFETLAELRTSLEERYQKEAQDQTKANQQEALLAELLKHVEIDLPKTLIDNEVDAMIKQTIMKLSEQGMDVRKFLTQEILNQLRDRSEPDAIERLKRSLAVEEIGKRESLTVAVEEVNAKVKELLEEYADEDIDAVRLQSLVEAQLVNEKIMDWLLANSSIELVPEGSLSKKEETDSEAEPATEAETTSPE
- a CDS encoding aspartate-semialdehyde dehydrogenase; its protein translation is MSKSYRVAILGATGAVGTELLELLESRNFPLADLKLLASERSAGKTLKFKGENLVIEAVSDRSFENVDIVLASAGGGTSKTWAGVAVEKGAVVIDNSSAFRMKPDVPLIVPEVNPQAAAQHKGIIANPNCTTILMTLAVWPLHQVKPVKRIVAATYQSASGAGAKAMEEVKIQSSAILQGQQPVAEVLPYPLAFNLFPHNSPMTDIGYCEEELKMVNETRKIFGDQDIRITATCVRVPVLRAHSEAINLEFETPFSPDEARAILSNAPGVKLVEDWQKNYFPMPIEASGKDEVLVGRIRQDISHPCGLELWLCGDQIRKGAALNAVQIAELLVEKNLLQNG
- the dapA gene encoding 4-hydroxy-tetrahydrodipicolinate synthase, with protein sequence MVDFGTVITAMITPFKADGSVNYEVAGKLAANLVDNGTDTLVICGTTGESPTLSWDEEYQLFVEVLQAVAGKAKVIAGCGSNSTKEAIAATEKAARIGVHGSLQVVPYYNKPPQAGLYKHFQAIAQACPDLPMLLYNIPGRTGQNLSPETVVQLAQIDNIVGIKEASGNLDQASEIRRLTPQEFQIYAGDDSLTLPLLAVGAKGVVSVASHLVGNQLKQMIESFNVGKIQIATEIHLQLFPLFKSLFLTTNPIPVKQALKLQGWEVGSVRPPLCEADSEICQKLEDVLHQLGLI